The Argentina anserina chromosome 3, drPotAnse1.1, whole genome shotgun sequence genome includes a region encoding these proteins:
- the LOC126788166 gene encoding uncharacterized protein At3g52155, chloroplastic, whose protein sequence is MNALTTLCNHSHTIDFNCHHHFSASWNPNWPKLLSIPHPRNRRLTSSLLIETVEGQVAADSEQTPPSVARRLILLRHAKSSWEDPSLKDHDRPLSGKGQADAVEISHKLQQLGWIPQLILSSNALRTRQTLKTMQQQVKGFLEAEVHYFPSFYSIAAMDGQTAEHLQHIICNYSRDDILTIMCMGHNRGWEEAASMLTGASIELKTCNAALLETTGKSWDEAFALAGLGGWKLQGIVKPS, encoded by the exons ATGAATGCACTTACTACCCTCTGCAACCATAGCCATACTATTGATTTTAATTGCCACCATCACTTTTCAGCGTCGTGGAATCCCAATTGGCCCAAATTGTTGTCAATTCCTCATCCCAGAAACCGCCGCCTCACTTCGTCTCTGCTAATCGAGACGGTGGAAGGCCAAGTTGCCGCTGATTCTGAGCAAACTCCTCCATCTGTTGCTCGTCGTCTCATTCTGCTTCGTCATGCCAAGAGTTCCTGGGAGGACCCCTCCCTTAAAG ATCACGATCGACCCCTGAGTGGAAAAGGACAAGCCGATGCTGTCGAAATCTCTCACAAGCTCCAGCAGTTGGGCTGGATTCCTCAGCTCATTTTATCCAG CAATGCACTGCGAACTAGGCAGACTCTTAAGACAATGCAGCAACAAGTGAAAGGCTTCTTGGAAGCTGAGGTCCATTACTTTCCCAGCTTTTATTCCATTGCCGCCATGGATGGGCAGACTGCTGAGCACCTCCAACATATCATCTGCAACTATTCAAGGGATGACATACTCACCATCAT GTGTATGGGACATAATAGGGGCTGGGAGGAGGCAGCATCAATGTTGACAGGGGCGTCCATAGAACTGAAGACTTGCAACGCTGCTTTGCTTGAAACTACTGGGAAATCTTGGGATGAG GCATTTGCTTTGGCAGGACTTGGGGGTTGGAAATTGCAAGGCATTGTGAAACCAAGTTAG
- the LOC126786483 gene encoding sodium/hydrogen exchanger 6-like, with protein MEQQQLMAMQISPADSNGTTPAKEQQAAGVGILLQIMMLVLSFVLGHVLRRHKFYYLPEASASLLIGLIVGGLANISDTETSIRAWFNFHEEFFFLFLLPPIIFQSGFSLSPKPFFSNFGAIVTFAILGTFIASVVTGVLVYLGGLMYLTYRLPFVECLMFGALISATDPVTVLSIFQELGTDMNLYALVFGESVLNDAMAISLYRTMSLVRSHASSGENFFMVIVRFLETFVGSMSAGVGVGFTAALLFKYAGLDIDNLQNLECCLFVLFPYFSYMLAEGLGLSGIVSILFTGMVMKHYTYSNLSENSQRFVSAFFHLISSLAETFVFIYMGFDIAMEEHSWSHIGFIFFSIIFIGVARAANVFSCAYLVNLSRPAHRQIPVKHQKALWYSGLRGAMAFALALQSVHDLPEGHGQTIFTATTAIVVLTVLLIGGSTGTMLEALQVVGDGHESTLGETFDGNHGYMAPTYEDDEEESSGNRIKMKLKEFHKSAASFTALDRNYLTPFFTSQNGDEAEEFDEPMSSSTRALGGFHGHG; from the exons ATGGAGCAACAGCAGCTGATGGCGATGCAGATATCACCGGCCGATTCCAATGGGACGACTCCGGCCAAGGAGCAGCAGGCCGCCGGAGTTGGCATTCTTCTCCAGATCATGATGCTCGTGCTCTCTTTCGTCCTAGGTCATGTCCTCCGCCGCCACAAATTCTATTATCTCCCCGAGGCCAGCGCTTCGCTTTTGATAG GATTGATTGTTGGTGGACTTGCTAACATTTCCGATACCGAAACTAGCATCAG GGCCTGGTTCAATTTTCACGAGGAGTTTTTCTTCCTATTCCTTCTACCTCCTATCATATT TCAGTCTGGCTTCAGCCTCTCACCT AAACCTTTCTTCTCTAACTTTGGAGCGATTGTCACTTTTGCTATCCTCGGCACCTTTATAGCTTCAGTTGTTACTGGTGTACTAGT TTACCTTGGCGGTCTGATGTACCTCACCTACAGACTTCCATTTGTGGAGTGCTTGATGTTTGGTGCTCTTATATCAGCAACTGATCCAGTCACTGTCTTGTCCATCTttcag GAACTCGGCACAGATATGAACCTGTATGCTCTGGTGTTTGGGGAATCTGTTTTGAATGATGCG ATGGCAATTTCCTTGTACAG GACAATGTCCTTGGTCAGGAGTCATGCATCATCTGGAGAAAACTTTTTCATGGTTATCGTTAGGTTTCTTGAGACCTTTGTCGGTTCAATGTCTGCAG GAGTTGGAGTTGGATTTACCGCTGCTTTG CTTTTTAAGTATGCGGGATTGGACATTGACAA TCTTCAGAACTTGGAGTGCTGTCTTTTTGTCCTTTTCCCATATTTCTC GTACATGCTTGCAGAAGGTCTTGGGCTCTCTGGTATTGTGTCAATATTATTCACTGGAATG GTCATGAAGCATTACACATATTCAAATTTGTCAGAAAACTCTCAACGATTTGTTTCAGCctttttccatttgatatcGTCACTGGCTGAGACATTTGT ATTCATTTACATGGGTTTTGATATCGCAATGGAAGAGCATAGCTGGTCACATATTggattcatttttttctcaatt ATATTTATTGGAGTAGCAAG GGCGGCTAATGTTTTTTCATGCGCATATTTGGTCAACTTATCCCGACCTGCACATAGACAGATACCAGTGAAACATCAAAAAGCACTTTGGTACAGTG GACTTCGAGGGGCCATGGCTTTTGCCCTCGCTCTGCAATCAGTTCATGATCTTCCCGAAGGACATGGTCAGACTATATTCACCGCAACTACTGCGATAGTTGTTTTGACG GTATTATTAATTGGAGGTTCTACGGGTACAATGCTGGAAGCCTTACAAGTTGTAGGTGATGGCCATGAGAGTACATTGGGTGAA ACCTTTGATGGTAACCATGGCTACATGGCTCCTACTTATGAAGATGACGAGGAAGAATCATCAGGAAACAGGATCAAGATGAAACTGAAGGAATTCCACAAGAG TGCAGCGTCCTTCACAGCTTTAGATCGAAACTACCTCACCCCGTTCTTTACAAGTCAAAATGGCGATGAAGCTGAAGAGTTTG ATGAGCCGATGTCTAGCTCTACAAGAGCACTTGGTGGCTTTCATGGTCATGGCTAA
- the LOC126788558 gene encoding protein ENDOSPERM DEFECTIVE 1-like isoform X2 — protein MDQSMVESGAAAPHPPQRRPRVREVSSRFMSPVDSTDPHPTRSPLPRHNVPTPSPHQRSRRHLDMEPFRCSDENRPTPRPESPLPPSDQQQPRKQRPVKPPLKEKENGGLAKTPRPDTPMVTATPRIRLISHQRVGATVTAASKLLKSTTTEVNIQEHPSDTRRCLSDLRSSMPEADMLPTVSSTVDGSHVSKYSASPCSRSLNLPLSSSDHLHFQSARDSKPPVPPCYTAKPGSELRKGKKEEAHSLRLLQNRYLQWRYANATAEASMLAQQRQTERSLYSLALQLTELYDSVKRKRIELGILQRTKTLSTILEAQIPYMDQWVSLQEDYSISLEEATKALLNISLRLPISANVKANKKEVEEALNSAKEVMEKIIFHVQQSIPKAEETDHLISELARVIGGERTLVEECGNLLSKTYTTQVEECSLRGHIIQLKLHC, from the exons ATGGATCAATCGATGGTGGAATCTGGCGCAGCAGCCCCTCATCCTCCGCAGCGGCGGCCAAGGGTGAGGGAGGTGAGCTCTAGGTTTATGTCTCCTGTGGACAGTACTGATCCCCATCCTACCAGATCACCTCTTCCTAGACATAATGTCCCAACTCCAAGCCCGCACCAGCGGTCACGGAGGCACTTGGACATGGAGCCGTTCCGCTGCTCTGACGAGAACAGGCCCACCCCCCGCCCCGAGTCTCCTCTCCCACCATCAGATCAGCAGCAGCCAAGGAAACAGCGTCCTGTCAAGCCTCCTcttaaagagaaagagaatggAGGATTAGCCAAAACTCCAAGACCTGACACACCCATGGTCACTGCTACGCCGAGAATCAGACTCATCAGTCATCAGCGGGTCGGTGCCACTGTCACTGCAGCTTCTAAGCTCTTGAAATCTACCACCACTGAGGTCAATATCCAAGAACATCCCAGCGACACTAGAAGGTGCCTCTCTGATCTACGCTCCTCTATGCCCGAGGCCGATATGCTGCCAACTGTTTCCAGTACTGTCGATGGCAGCCATGTTTCAAAATATTCTGCTTCCCCCTGCTCCCGTTCTCTCAACTTGCCATTGTCAAGTTCCGATCACTTACACTTTCAGTCGGCCAGGGACTCCAAGCCCCCTGTCCCACCATGTTATACCGCAAAGCCAGGTTCAGAACTAAggaaaggaaagaaagaagaggctCATTCCTTGAGATTGCTTCAAAACCGCTATTTGCAGTGGAGATATGCTAATGCAACAGCAGAGGCTTCCATGCTAGCTCAGCAGAGACAGACTGAG AGATCACTCTATTCTCTTGCATTACAGCTAACAGAACTATATGATTCTGTGAAGAGAAAACGGATTGAACTTGGCATTTTGCAAAGAACAAAGACTTTATCGACAATTCTTGAAGCTCAA ATTCCATATATGGATCAGTGGGTGTCTCTCCAAGAGGATTATTCAATTTCTCTGGAAGAAGCAACAAAAGCTTTGTTGAATATATCACTTCGGCTTCCAATCAGTGCCAATGTTAAG GCTAATAAAAAAGAGGTAGAAGAGGCACTGAACTCAGCAAAGGAAGTGATGGAGAAAATAATTTTCCATGTTCAGCAATCTATTCCGAAG GCAGAGGAAACGGACCATTTGATTTCAGAACTAGCAAGAGTGATTGGTGGTGAAAGAACTCTCGTAGAGGAGTGTGGAAATCTGTTGTCCAAGACATATACAACGCAG GTGGAAGAGTGTAGCTTGAGGGGTCATATAATCCAGTTGAAGCTTCATTGCTGA
- the LOC126788558 gene encoding protein ENDOSPERM DEFECTIVE 1-like isoform X1 produces the protein MDQSMVESGAAAPHPPQRRPRVREVSSRFMSPVDSTDPHPTRSPLPRHNVPTPSPHQRSRRHLDMEPFRCSDENRPTPRPESPLPPSDQQQPRKQRPVKPPLKEKENGGLAKTPRPDTPMVTATPRIRLISHQRVGATVTAASKLLKSTTTEVNIQEHPSDTRRCLSDLRSSMPEADMLPTVSSTVDGSHVSKYSASPCSRSLNLPLSSSDHLHFQSARDSKPPVPPCYTAKPGSELRKGKKEEAHSLRLLQNRYLQWRYANATAEASMLAQQRQTERSLYSLALQLTELYDSVKRKRIELGILQRTKTLSTILEAQIPYMDQWVSLQEDYSISLEEATKALLNISLRLPISANVKANKKEVEEALNSAKEVMEKIIFHVQQSIPKAEETDHLISELARVIGGERTLVEECGNLLSKTYTTQNMVGFQVEECSLRGHIIQLKLHC, from the exons ATGGATCAATCGATGGTGGAATCTGGCGCAGCAGCCCCTCATCCTCCGCAGCGGCGGCCAAGGGTGAGGGAGGTGAGCTCTAGGTTTATGTCTCCTGTGGACAGTACTGATCCCCATCCTACCAGATCACCTCTTCCTAGACATAATGTCCCAACTCCAAGCCCGCACCAGCGGTCACGGAGGCACTTGGACATGGAGCCGTTCCGCTGCTCTGACGAGAACAGGCCCACCCCCCGCCCCGAGTCTCCTCTCCCACCATCAGATCAGCAGCAGCCAAGGAAACAGCGTCCTGTCAAGCCTCCTcttaaagagaaagagaatggAGGATTAGCCAAAACTCCAAGACCTGACACACCCATGGTCACTGCTACGCCGAGAATCAGACTCATCAGTCATCAGCGGGTCGGTGCCACTGTCACTGCAGCTTCTAAGCTCTTGAAATCTACCACCACTGAGGTCAATATCCAAGAACATCCCAGCGACACTAGAAGGTGCCTCTCTGATCTACGCTCCTCTATGCCCGAGGCCGATATGCTGCCAACTGTTTCCAGTACTGTCGATGGCAGCCATGTTTCAAAATATTCTGCTTCCCCCTGCTCCCGTTCTCTCAACTTGCCATTGTCAAGTTCCGATCACTTACACTTTCAGTCGGCCAGGGACTCCAAGCCCCCTGTCCCACCATGTTATACCGCAAAGCCAGGTTCAGAACTAAggaaaggaaagaaagaagaggctCATTCCTTGAGATTGCTTCAAAACCGCTATTTGCAGTGGAGATATGCTAATGCAACAGCAGAGGCTTCCATGCTAGCTCAGCAGAGACAGACTGAG AGATCACTCTATTCTCTTGCATTACAGCTAACAGAACTATATGATTCTGTGAAGAGAAAACGGATTGAACTTGGCATTTTGCAAAGAACAAAGACTTTATCGACAATTCTTGAAGCTCAA ATTCCATATATGGATCAGTGGGTGTCTCTCCAAGAGGATTATTCAATTTCTCTGGAAGAAGCAACAAAAGCTTTGTTGAATATATCACTTCGGCTTCCAATCAGTGCCAATGTTAAG GCTAATAAAAAAGAGGTAGAAGAGGCACTGAACTCAGCAAAGGAAGTGATGGAGAAAATAATTTTCCATGTTCAGCAATCTATTCCGAAG GCAGAGGAAACGGACCATTTGATTTCAGAACTAGCAAGAGTGATTGGTGGTGAAAGAACTCTCGTAGAGGAGTGTGGAAATCTGTTGTCCAAGACATATACAACGCAG AATATGGTTGGCTTTCAGGTGGAAGAGTGTAGCTTGAGGGGTCATATAATCCAGTTGAAGCTTCATTGCTGA